CATCCCCTTGCCCACCCTGCCATACCCCCAGCTTCCCAATACCCAAGCCCGGCGGCCACACAGAGGACCCCCCCCATAGAAGCCCCACCCTTTTtgccccttcccttctctgagtAAGACTCACCCGAGGGCCACCTTCTCCAGGGGGGCCAGGGTCACCAGGAAAACCAACAGGACCCTGATCCAGATGGAGAATAAGAGTCAGGGTCACAGCTCCCTAAGCCCACCCAGCACAGACgcccacaggcacacgccactgccTCTCTAGAGGCAGTGCCCACCAGTACCCCGCAGGAAGAGGTCTCCTGCACCCCTTTCCCTACCACGTGCACTGCGTGTTGTCTAATTCCTCAAGGTATTAACTGCAGGGcatctctcactttctctctggaTCCTAGACCCCAGGCATCCCTCTGGATGCCCCATTCCCAGAGCATCCCCCAAACTCCAGGGCTCCCCACACTCCAAGAtcctccctcacacacacccatatTCCCAGGTCTGTCATTCACAGGGCCTGAGAGGACTCAGCCCCCACCGCCCCAAACTCACAGGGTTCCCTTTGGGGCCATCATCGCCTGTGGGGCCTTTAGGCCCTGGTGGTCCTGGCTCTCCTGGCTGCCCCGACTCTCCTTTCTCTCCACGTTCCCCGCGTGGACCCTGCAGAACAAGCGGAGGACACAGATGGCCCAGGGAATCTTGAAGATCAGGGATGCAGCCTCTGCTTCCGAGACACCTTCAGCCATCCCCTACTCCCCTCAGTGACAATGGGACATACACAGAAAGTCAAGCCTATAAGGGGAGTTCCCTAGTCCCCTTCCCTTCAAGAAAGGGGAAGAAGGGCTCACTCAGACCAGGGATCAGGCCTCATAGAGGATGGCAGGGAGCAGAGACTCTTGCTGCAGAGGAGTTCCAGCTCAAGGAGGTCACAGGAAAAGTGGAGGCAGGGTTGAGGCGGGTGACGGGGACTGGGGAGTAAGGCCTTGGAGCTGTCACTCACCTTGACACCTGGCTCGCCCTGGATCCCTGGAGATCCTGACTCTCCTGGTTCCCCCTGCAAAGAGATTAGAGTCAAaaacctcctctccttccccagccaAAAAATTCTGATATTCCCCACATCTCATTCTCTTTTGTCTCCCCACCCAAAATTGGCAGAAATCCAACTCCCATCCCCCACTTCCATGACTGGTCCACTCACCCCCTTCCCAGTTACCTTCTCTCCAGGGGGACCCAGGTTCCCAACACCTCCTGGGGGACCTTGTGGGCCCTGGAAGAGGAACAGAAATAGGTGTCATTGCTTAGGATGGAGGTGCCATTTCAGGGGCAAAGTCCCAGATGAGCAGCCCAAGGTTACAGCAGTGAGGCAGTGGAGGCCTCCCAGGAGTAAGGGCTTCTCTTGGCCCCTGAGACGATACTAGAGTTTATGGTCTGGGAAAGGGAGGCAGAAGACCAGACACATTGGTCTCAAGGGACAGGGGCTGAGATGACTCACATCAGCGCCATTGGGTCCAGCTGGACCTCGAGGTCCTGGGGGGCCAGGTGGTCCCTGGGGGAAACAGATACACCACAGATGAGGAAGGGAAGTGAGATGGCTGAGCATGAATggtggagagaggaggaggaggagccaggcCAGGGAGTTGGcagtggggtgtggggtgggggctggccaGGGAGGGGGGTGACCAGTATTATGGTGGCTAGGGTCAGTAGGGGTCACACTCACCATAGGACCCACATCTCCTgtttctcccttctccccagagGGGCCTGGCAAACCCTGTGCAAGTATACAAAACATGGGCCCAGGTGACCACCCCACCCAAAGCACAGCCCTAGGCAGATAGGCCCCACAGTCCCCTCCCCTCAGACTCCGCAGGCCCTCCAGTCCTCATCGGCAGGCTGCTGGCAGGGTCTGGGGCAAAACATCACCCCATCCTGACCCCACCTCTCAGCCCCTGTCCTATCCCCCAACACACCTGTAGGCCAATGGGTCCTGGGGGCCCATTGAATCCTCTTGTTCCTTCATCACCTTTGGCTCCAAAGTGTCCCTGGGGTCCCCGAGCTCCGGGCTCCCCATCTGCTCCCTGCAGGGTTGAGGAAAAGCAGAGACAAAGACGCAGGGATGGGTCATGGGTCAGGTGCTCTCTATCCACAAATACCACACACAGCTGGGTGCCAGGCCCAGAGCCCCTGCTCCCACTCCCAGCCACAAGGGCAGAGGGGAGCTGAGGGAGGACCAGAGGCTGCTGGGCCTtcggtgggggtggaggggtcaCTCACCGCTGCTCCAGGCTGCCCCACAGGACCAATGGGTCCAGGGGGTCCAGGAGGGCCCTGGGTAAGAGAAGAGAGTCAGAGACACCAAAACAGGGAGAGAGATCAGGTGGGACTGAGGTTAAAGGCCAGGAGGTCAGAAGTCAAGGTCATGGACACTTACATGTTCACCCTTGTTCCCTTTGGTGCCCTTCTGTCCAGGGTCCCCCACCTCACCCTGGGAGGAGAAGGCAGACAAGATATTAGAGAAAGGTGATGGGTAGAGTGGGAAGGATGACATGACAGGGGCCAGGGGTCATGCCCAGGTCAGCCATCTCATCTGGAAAGAAGATTGGTCAGGGTCTGTGGGGTCCCCTCACCTTGTCTCCATCCTCTCCAGCCACACCTGGAGGCCCAGCAGGACCAGGAAGCCCCACAGGACCCTGCACTCCATCTCGGCCAGTCGGGCCAATGGGGCCCTTCTCACCCTGTGGGACAGGAGGAAGGAGTCATGGCCTGGAGGTGACCCTCACCCTCAAACACCCCACAGGAAACTTGTCATAGCCCATCAACCCTAGGCTCACAGACCCCTCCCCAGTACCCCTCCCCAGGACCCCCACACTCACTGGGACACCTTTCTCTCCTGCTGCTCCAGGGGGACCCTGCGGGCCTGGGCGCCCTGGCGGACCAATGGGTCCCCCTGATCCTGCTGCACCTCGTTCCCCAGGGGAGCCCTGAGAAAGCAAATGGTCAGACCCCCAGGAAGGAGACCCCAGCCCGCCCATACCAGAGAAACTCGGACCACAATTCCCAAAAGCTCCCAAAATCAGATGCATTCTGGCTGTCCCTGgacagcctctgcccagccccacAGCCCCTGGTGGTATCAGAATGCCACTCTCACCCTTCCTCACCCACCCCTTTCCCGGGTCCTTTCTACCACCCCCCGGAACCCCAGACTCACTGCAGGGCCAGGGGGGCCAGAAGGACCTTCATTCCCCTTCAAACCAGGTCCACCCTATGAACCAGACGTTTGGGGAAGATGAGACTTCACGAAAAGAGAAGGGTGAGAGCTGGAGAGGGAAGACAGGCTCCAAAAGATGGAAGTGGGGAGTGACATGGAGGGGGTCAGGGACAGGGTCGGGGGGGGACTCAGGATGCTTGGTGCTTGTGACAGGCAGGGGTCTGGGAGTCACACTCACAGCAGTGCCTGGGAGGCCTCTCTCTCCTGGGAATCCCCTCAGACCAGCAGGACCATCCTTCCCTGGGGCCCCAGGGGGACCAGGGTCACcctaaaaggaaaggagaggtgaTGAGCCACAGCCATGCTCCCAAATTAAACAGAGAGCTCTCCAGCCCCCCCTCAAATCTCCAACTACCTGTTCCTTTCAGCACCCCAATCCCCAGTTCCCCCACTTCCCCTCTGCCTGGCCCCTCACTGAcctttgttccttcttttccAGCCGTCCCAGGTAGTCCCTGCTCTCCAGGGGGCCCCGGGGGGCCTGGGTGACCTCTCTCCCCCATAGGGCCGGTTTCTCCTGCTGCTCCCTAGACAAAAGCAGAGAGAGTTCCTGCTCTCAGGCCCTTCATCTCGCTGTCTGCCAGAAGAGCCCACCCTGGCCACCCTAAAACACTCCTTCAGAACCCCTTTATCCCTGCCCCAAAGCTCCTGGGAAATTCCCCGGCATTCCTGGGCCACTGCTGGGTTTTCTCCTGCCCCATGTGGAGTAACTACACCACCTTGTGTCTCTGTTGGGGAACTGCCTCTCCTGGGGGACAAGACGATGAGAATGCGCCCCAAAACATACTGAAGTTCAGGACCcctgcctgaaatcccagccccCACCATTGACCCCAGCCCCAGGAGTCTGGGTCAGGTGGACCAGGGGCAGGGGCGTGTGACCGAGAGAAGAGGGGCAGACAGACTAATGCTAGGGTCAGGGGTCCATTCTCTCCTAGGGACAAACCTACCTGAGGTCCCACCACTCCTGGAGGACCAGGGGGGCCGGTCTTCCCTTGGAAACCCTAGGCGAGGAAGAGAGGAGAATGCAGTGAAAGCAGGTGTGGGCGCTGTGGGGTAGATTCCCAGGAGGAAGGATCCCAGGCAGGATCACACCGAGCCCTGGGCCCTGGGTCTGAGCAGCACCAGGGCAGGCTCCACTCTGCCAGGAGAACGTCCCTGTGGGCTTTCCAGACAGCTCTGGGGTTAAAGGGTCTGACGGAGCCCCCTGAGAATGGGTAGCCAGGAGCATCACTCACCACTTCTCCTCTTTGGCCTGGGTGTCCCGGCAGCCCGTCCTTCCCAGGGGGGCCCTGGAAGGAGTTCAGTTGTCAGGTGAACTCTCAGCTGGAAAGCGGGTAGGGAAGAAGGACTCAGAGAAGCGAGGTGGGTCAGAGCTCGGGGTCAACTTACCGGGGGTCCTTTCGGTCCAGGAAACCCGTTGGGACCCTGAGGTCCAGGGAGGCCCTAGAGACAGAGGTGGGGGGAGTCAGGAGAATGGGGGCAGGGGCTGAGTGGGGGAACTCAGCTTCCTTCCTGGGGTGAGGAGGGAGCTGGCTCACCCAGGCTCCCTGGGGACCTCAGGGGAAGGGGACTTTCGATCCACACTCACCCTCTCTCCAGGGGGCCCATGGGGGCCATCACCACCAGATGTTCCCTGTGGGGGGAAACAGAGTCAAGGAGTGGGAAGAGCTGCTTTCCAGCTGTCCCCGAGGTCAGGATGTTGAGGGAGAGCTGGGGCTGAGTGGGCAGGGGGCAGTTGGAGCCTTGTAGAGACCACTCACCTTAGCTCCAGACTTCCCAGTGGCACCTCGGGGTCCCCGCTGACCCCGTGGACCCTACAGAGGGAAGAGGAGTTGTCAGAGAAACCCAAATGCCCCCCTCTGGACCTTGAGCCACCTGTTTCTCTCCCCTGCACTCACCGTGGGGCCCCGTTCTCCCCGAGGCCCTGACttccccgacaggccctggtgggaATGAAGCAGAGAGAACATTACCCAGGGTGAGACTCCCCACAGACCCCCTCTACACCTCTCCAGCCCTTCCcttctcaccccctcccaccccccagctTACCCGGGCTCCCTTCTCTCCACTGGCACCAGGAAAGCCAGGAAATCCTAGGGACCCCTGGTGAGAACGGAGAAGGGGGGAAATTGAGAAGTTATGAAAGGTAGGGTTCAGGAAGGGGCAAAGGGGGTCAGGAGAGGCCACAAAGGCAGTGGCCAGGGAGACCCGAGCTCTGCCAAGAACTAAGTGGCCTTGGACAAACCCCTGCTGCTCTCTGGGCCTCTTTcggtcatctgtaaaatgggggtcaGCTAAATTCCCTCTGGGGTCCCCCACTGCCCTGTATCTGTGCTTTCTGGAATCAGGGatcagggaagggaagaggaggagggaagaggaggaggggcacGTATGGGGCATGGCATCACCTTGGGTCCCTGACGTCCAGGATAGCCAGGCAGACCAGGAACACCCAGCTTGCCCTGTGGAGGGACAGGAAGCAGTTAGGAGTGAGAGGAGGCCCAGATGCCACTCCACCCCTGGAGACCTCAACCCTCACTTATAACAGCCAGCCCCCACCCAGcaacacaccccacacaccccagcCTCTAGCCCCTCATTGCTTGCCCCACAGCTGCCTGACTTTTGTTGTCTCTCCTTCCCGTGAGTGGATTTTCCCCAATTCTAGTGCTGGGATCCCACCTCCCCTGCGCCTACAGAGGTATCAGGTCCTTCAGGGTCACTGTGATCTAGCTGCTTCCCACCTGTCAACCTCAGCTCCATCTACCCCATGAGGGAGGTGGGATCTACCCCAGCACCCACTCCTGCTTCACCAAGACCAATCCCCCTGCAGGCCCTTTGCCCACCACACCCCGACTCCCGTGCATGCCCCCTTCCCCAGAGGCTCCAGGGCTCATCCTGCCCAGGCAGCTGCAGAGCAGGGCTTAGAAGCAGAGATtctgaagccagactgcctgggcaTAACCCCTGGCTCTGCCCTTCACTGGCCATGTAATTAACAAGCATCCCTGTGCCTCTGTAAAACCTCAGCAAAACAGTACGTCACATGCCTACCTCATAGGATAGATAGGACGCAtcagcacagcacctggcatagGGCAAGTGCTGGGGAGAGTCAGCTCTGGAGACCACAGACCTCACTGCTATTAGACTCTCTCATCTCAGAACTCCTGCTGCTTGGAGTCCGAACGCATGTTCACTCTGCCTTGAAGCAACAGCTACTCTCTAAGCTTCGTCTCCATCCAACTCTTCGTGTCAGGGACTTTTCCTTGACTTCTTATATATCCCCTCTGCCCATCAGCAGCTGAGAGATGCCATTTACACAGACAGAAGTATGACTAATGCATGGCCATCTTCAACTGACTGGCTGACTTCAGCGGCGGGCACCCCCCATGCCCATCCTGACCCCAGTGCCCACACCCCCAGAGGACCCAGGCACAGAACCCTCATCCCATCACCTTCTCGCCCATGAGCCCTGGGGGCCCAGGGTCTCCAGTCGGTCCAGTGCGTCCCTTTGGCCCCTCAGGACCATCCTCTCCCCTGGAACCAGGGACTCCAACTTCGCCCTGTGTGAGAGGGAAGGACAGGTGAGTGCTGGGGACTGGAGGTGGGTTCTGGGCCCAGAGGAGAAACGGGCATcagtgaggctgaggagggctaGAGGGGTCCCAGGAGCCACTGCAGGACAGGAAGCCCACAGGGTAGGGATAGTGTAGTGATGGGAGGGCAGGCATGACACAGACCATGGGGTTATCATCCTGTAGGGGTCAGGCTCCCAAGGGAACACAGCACTGGAACTGTGGAGTCTGGAGACTCAGGAGAATAAACTGGTGCTTGGCGTCTCCAGAGTGGAGGCTCAGTAGGACACGGAATTGGGGCCAGTGTGGGGTCTCTACTCACCCTGTCACCTTTCACGCCTATGTCACCTTTGAACCCAGGAAAGCCATCCTCACCCTGAGAAAGATAGAGGTGAGAGGGCACCACAGATGACAGAGGGCTGGGGTTCTAATGGGAATTCTGAGAACATAGGTGGAAGCAGGGGCTCGGGAGCTGGAGGGCAGTGCGGGGCAGGCTGGAGGGAAGGCAGTGAAGAGAGGAGATGGCAGGACTGAGGTGCTGGGAAGCTGGGGGCATGGTGCTCACCTTCTCACCCTTATGACCCTTCAGACCCCGAATTCCGTCCACACCCTAGAATTAGAGAGGGGATAGAAGTAGACTGATCAGGGGATGGAGGTGGGTTGGAAGGACCAAGCTCCTAAGACCCCATATAGCTCCCGTGACCACAGCCCTTTGTCTCCCAGCCTGGTGGTCAGTTACCTTGACCCCTCGAGGTCCTGGGTATCCTAGAGGACCCTGAGGTCCAGAGGGACCCTGGAAGATAAAAGAGAGGCATTTATAAAGGGGCCTCAGAGTGTCACTGTGGGGGCCTCCAGGGGTGGAAAAAATGGAAGTAACAACATTGCTGTCTGGGTAGGGTTACAGGGCACAGGAATTGAGAATGTGGCAGAGCCATATGAATAATGAGACAAGGGAATCCCAAGGACTTTGAGGCTCTAGAGTCTGGGTGGAGACTCCCTCAGGGGATAAAGACATGGAAGATCTCACCTGGTTTCCTTTGGTTCCAGGGGGACCTTCCTTCCCTGGGTGACCCTGGGAGTAAGGGATAGAAAATGTGACCAGTGGCCCCTGTCACCCTCTCTGCACCCCTCCCTACACTTCTTCCAACCCAAATTTCCTGTGACCTAGTGAAGCCAACTGTCCATGGACAAGCACCACCAGTGACCTATCAGTGCAAGGGTCACTGAAGGAGCTCTGAGGTCATGCACTGGGGTGGAAGGCCAAGGGGAACTGGATTCGGAAGTGGGGTCCCACTCACCGGGGGTCCGTCTGAGCCAGGCATGCCGGGGAGCCCTGGCTTCCCTTGAGGACCCTGCAGGAAGACAAAGAGGCTCAGGGTCACTAGAGGGGTCATGTCTGGACACAGACAAAATCCCAGCAGACATTTAGGGTTCTCCCTACACCCCCACTCTAAACCCCCTGTCCTCCAAATCACTTAGTCACTTACCTTCTCTCCATGAGGGCCGATGGCACCCTGGGGCCCGGGAAGACCCTACATACAGGGAAAGAGAAGTCACAGGGGCCTCCCAGGGTCTCTTCTATCCAGCCTCCCGGATTCAAAGCATGAGCAACAAGGGCCTGAAACCCTTAATTTCCTGTATCCTTCCAGGGTCTGACCCACTGTGGAAGCCCAAGGGAAGTCACGAAAATTGGGGAACGGAGTAGGGGCACTGCTCACCTGGGTCCCAGGGGTGCCCTGTTGTCCAGGAGGTCCTGGCTCTCCCTGGGGTCCCTAGAAACAGGTGACCAGGCACAGGTCAGAAGGAGATGGAGATAGAACACATTTAGAGCATGGAGCTGAGTCCCAGCAGTGAGGGCAAGAGCAGGAAGCAGGCAGGGGTCAAAATGGCAGCCAACAGGATGCTGGCAGGGACCTCAGGGGATAAGAATGGGGGTGGGATCTCCTATCCATCACTCACCAAGCTCCCTTTGGGGCCCTGGGGACCATCCATGCCTCGGACGCCCTGAAACACAAGATGGGTGTGAGCAGCCTGAAGGTGGCCCGGAGGGACCTGTGGTTTTCAGAGGCCCGGCCATTCCCGAGGGTGTGACGGTTAGACCTCCAATCCATCCCAAACCCAAGCAAACACAGCTGGCCCAGGCCTGCAGTGTGTGGGACTGTGGATCTGTGGGCTTGTgggctttggttttgtttttcttgaagaTTTATTTCCTATGCCCAGAGCCCTCGGGGCACCACACCACATGGCCCTCCCTGTGCACGGGGagcgaaggctgaggcagggcagtGTGGGGCCAGAGCAGGGGGAGCTCACAGGGAATGGGAAGCATGCcgagagaggagagggagcagGAAGGCAGCTAGAAAGGTGGAGAGTTGGAGAGGTCAAGGGGTCACCTCAGGGTCAGAAGTCAGGGAGTCACTTACAGGGGGTCCAGGAATACCAGGTGGGCCTTTGGGGCCAAGGAGACCTCGAGGTCCCTGCATTCAGGGTGAGGGGAGGAGACGGCATGAATGGATAAAACTGTGTCCCTTTAGTGCTCATGTCCCCCTCCTGGCTTCCCCAGAGCCCCCTCCCCCAGTACCAGCCCTTGGACACTCACCGACTCTCCAGGCAGCCCTCGAGGCCCAATCTCCCCGTCAtctccctggaggaggaggacacGGTAAAGCTGCTGTGCCTTCTagacctcccctgcacccagcccctaCATTTGCCACTACACTTACCCTCTCTCCATCCTCACCAGGGGGACCAGGAAGGCCCTGGGCACCAGTATCACCCTGCAAAATGGGGGAACTCATAAGAGGGGCCTCAGAGCCCCCAACACAGGCAGACACCGAACCTCTGCACTTAGCCCATCCATTACTTTCACTGAGCTCCTGCCAAGCCTCCAGCCTCCCTTCCCTACCTATCCTCACTCCCATAGAAGATCTATCCCCAATTACAACACACACCCACTAATGTACTCACCCTATGGCCCTTCTCTCCAGGGAGCCCTGGGAGTCCATCAAAACCTCGGTCACCCTAGGAGGAGGAAGGATAGCCAGAGTGAGGACACGACCCTGTCCAAGCCCACCCCTCCCTACTGCACCCTGAGTTGGGGGGGTGCTGATCCTGGGGAAGCCTGGAGAACTAGGTCATCCCCAAGAAACAACTGAGCCCAGCGTGGGCTGAAGGCTACAGGCTTCAGGGAGGGGCCCAAGCCTGTTACCTTCACTCCAGGTTCTCCAGGCACCCCTCGGGCTCCATCAGCACCTGCCCGGCCCTGGGAGAACAAGGGAAGTGTCAGAACAAGCAGGGGCGCAGTCCCCTACCCTGCAGGCCCTGTCTCCCCACAACACCCATCCACCCCTGGGGCACTCACCCTTCGCCCAGCCTTGCCAGGAGGGCCTGTGAGGCCCTGAGGTCCTCTGGGGCCCTGGTGAGAGGAGAGATGGGGTGGGGTTAGGAGGCAtagggaggggagtgagggagacTGAGCTGGTGAACAGATATGGGGGTGCAGTGGAGGAAAGTGGTCACCTGAGGTCCTAAGTCTCCAGACTCTCCTTTCAGGCCAGGGCTCCCAGGTTGGCcctgggagagagaagagaggatggCCGTAGGGAAGGACACAGCCAACAGTGGCCTCGGAGTGTTCCCCAAAAGAAGCCCCTTTCCAGAACTatccacaccccacacacaatTAAAGCATCCTCCACCCGAGCACCCTGCTCACTCACCAAGGGTCCAGGGCGCCCTGTGTATCCCATGGGGCCAGGGGGTCCACGGAGCGCCAGCTAGGGGAGCAGGGGGACAGCAGAGCTGAGGGACAGGCAGTGGGAACCCCCAGCCCCAGCACTCTCCAAATTCACCCTTCCTCTCCTGATCCTCATCCACTGCCCAGGATTCTCCCCAACCTCCCTGTTAACCCCAAACCAACCCAGGCCTCCCCTGCTGCACACTCACTCCAGCCAACCCTTCCAGTGCCCCCCAGAGCCTTCCCTTTCCAGGGAAGCAGCCCCACTCACCCTCGCCTGCTGCAGGATCGCCTGGGCCTGAGCCTCCTGGGCCGCCACCACAGGGCCCTTGTCACCCCCACCACTGCCAAACCGGAACTGAGGGCAAGGAGAGAAGGTCCAGGTTCTCTTCCAAGAAAGCCGTGGGACCCTCCCAGCCAGAGGCTTTCTCCAGCGTTTCTGCCCCTTGCCCCAGGTTCTGCCCATCCAGCATTTCCCATGGCTTCCAGATAATCACTTAGAGGATTCCAGAAACTCAACTCCTGCCCTCCTCCACtgtccagcctctgcctccagaaaGACTCTCTTTTGGTTCTAGAGCTCCTGAAATATAGGCTGTTCTGCCCAGTCCTAGAAGACTGGTGTTTTGTTCTAGGTCACCTAATGAGGCCCCATCTCCCCAACCCCAAAGACGAATCCCTTTGGAGTGATGATCTTTGATGATCTTTAGAGACTCCTCCATAGCTTTCCTGCCCATCTGGTTCTTGGTAACATGACACAATTCCTTGTCTTCCCCATCAGCATGTTCCAAAACCCAAGAGACAACTCACTGGGAGCATGAGAGATGTGCCAGGAGGACCAGGAGCCCCATCTGATCCAGGGAGCCCTGCTCGGCCAGGGGGGCCCTGGAGTGGGAAGAGAATGCAAAAGATGGGGTGA
This DNA window, taken from Pan paniscus chromosome 5, NHGRI_mPanPan1-v2.0_pri, whole genome shotgun sequence, encodes the following:
- the COL11A2 gene encoding collagen alpha-2(XI) chain isoform X1; translated protein: MERCSRCHRLLLLLPLVLGLSAAPGWAGAPPVDVLRALRFPSLPDGVRRAKGICPADVAYRVARPAQLSAPTRQLFPGGFPKDFSLLTVVRTRPGLQAPLLTLYSAQGVRQLGLELGRPVRFLYEDQTGRPQPPSQPVFRGLSLADGKWHRVAVAVKGQSVTLIVDCKKRVTRPLPRSARPVLDTHGVIIFGARILDEEVFEGDVQELAIVPGVQAAYESCEQKELECEGGQRERPQNQQPHRAQRSPQQQPSRLHRPQNQEPQSQPTESLYYDYEPPYHDVMSTGTTPDYQDPTPGEEEEILESSLLPPLEEAAHGPRGLKGEKGEPAVLEPGMLVEGPPGPEGPAGLIGPPGIQGNPGPVGDPGERGPPGRAGLPGSDGAPGPPGTSLMLPFRFGSGGGDKGPVVAAQEAQAQAILQQARLALRGPPGPMGYTGRPGPLGQPGSPGLKGESGDLGPQGPRGPQGLTGPPGKAGRRGRAGADGARGVPGEPGVKGDRGFDGLPGLPGEKGHRGDTGAQGLPGPPGEDGERGDDGEIGPRGLPGESGPRGLLGPKGPPGIPGPPGVRGMDGPQGPKGSLGPQGEPGPPGQQGTPGTQGLPGPQGAIGPHGEKGPQGKPGLPGMPGSDGPPGHPGKEGPPGTKGNQGPSGPQGPLGYPGPRGVKGVDGIRGLKGHKGEKGEDGFPGFKGDIGVKGDRGEVGVPGSRGEDGPEGPKGRTGPTGDPGPPGLMGEKGKLGVPGLPGYPGRQGPKGSLGFPGFPGASGEKGARGLSGKSGPRGERGPTGPRGQRGPRGATGKSGAKGTSGGDGPHGPPGERGLPGPQGPNGFPGPKGPPGPPGKDGLPGHPGQRGEVGFQGKTGPPGPPGVVGPQGAAGETGPMGERGHPGPPGPPGEQGLPGTAGKEGTKGDPGPPGAPGKDGPAGLRGFPGERGLPGTAGGPGLKGNEGPSGPPGPAGSPGERGAAGSGGPIGPPGRPGPQGPPGAAGEKGVPGEKGPIGPTGRDGVQGPVGLPGPAGPPGVAGEDGDKGEVGDPGQKGTKGNKGEHGPPGPPGPIGPVGQPGAAGADGEPGARGPQGHFGAKGDEGTRGFNGPPGPIGLQGLPGPSGEKGETGDVGPMGPPGPPGPRGPAGPNGADGPQGPPGGVGNLGPPGEKGEPGESGSPGIQGEPGVKGPRGERGEKGESGQPGEPGPPGPKGPTGDDGPKGNPGPVGFPGDPGPPGEGGPRGQDGAKGDRGEDGEPGQPGSPGPTGENGPPGPLGKRGPAGSPGPEGRQGGKGAKGDPGAIGAPGKTGPVGPAGPAGKPGPDGLRGLPGSVGQQGRPGATGQAGPPGPVGPPGLPGLRGDAGAKGEKGHPGLIGLIGPPGEQGEKGDRGLPGPQGSPGQKGEMGIPGASGPIGPGGAPGLPGPAGPKGAKGATGPGGPKGEKGVQGPPGHPGPPGEVIQPLPIQMPKKTRRSVDGSRLMQEDEAIPTGGAPGSPGGLEEIFGSLDSLREEIEQMRRPTGTQDSPARTCQDLKLCHPELPDGEYWVDPNQGCARDAFRVFCNFTAGGETCVTPRDDVTQFSYVDSEGSPVGVVQLTFLRLLSVSAHQDVSYPCSGAARDGPLRLRGANEDELSPETSPYVKEFRDGCQTQQGRMVLEVRTPVLEQLPVLDASFSDLGAPPRRGGVLLGPVCFMG
- the COL11A2 gene encoding collagen alpha-2(XI) chain isoform X3, whose amino-acid sequence is MERCSRCHRLLLLLPLVLGLSAAPGWAGAPPVDVLRALRFPSLPDGVRRAKGICPADVAYRVARPAQLSAPTRQLFPGGFPKDFSLLTVVRTRPGLQAPLLTLYSAQGVRQLGLELGRPVRFLYEDQTGRPQPPSQPVFRGLSLADGKWHRVAVAVKGQSVTLIVDCKKRVTRPLPRSARPVLDTHGVIIFGARILDEEVFEGDVQELAIVPGVQAAYESCEQKELECEGGQRERPQNQQPHRAQRSPQQQPSRLHRPQNQEPQSQPTESLYYDYEPPYHDVMSTGTTPDYQAAHGPRGLKGEKGEPAVLEPGMLVEGPPGPEGPAGLIGPPGIQGNPGPVGDPGERGPPGRAGLPGSDGAPGPPGTSLMLPFRFGSGGGDKGPVVAAQEAQAQAILQQARLALRGPPGPMGYTGRPGPLGQPGSPGLKGESGDLGPQGPRGPQGLTGPPGKAGRRGRAGADGARGVPGEPGVKGDRGFDGLPGLPGEKGHRGDTGAQGLPGPPGEDGERGDDGEIGPRGLPGESGPRGLLGPKGPPGIPGPPGVRGMDGPQGPKGSLGPQGEPGPPGQQGTPGTQGLPGPQGAIGPHGEKGPQGKPGLPGMPGSDGPPGHPGKEGPPGTKGNQGPSGPQGPLGYPGPRGVKGVDGIRGLKGHKGEKGEDGFPGFKGDIGVKGDRGEVGVPGSRGEDGPEGPKGRTGPTGDPGPPGLMGEKGKLGVPGLPGYPGRQGPKGSLGFPGFPGASGEKGARGLSGKSGPRGERGPTGPRGQRGPRGATGKSGAKGTSGGDGPHGPPGERGLPGPQGPNGFPGPKGPPGPPGKDGLPGHPGQRGEVGFQGKTGPPGPPGVVGPQGAAGETGPMGERGHPGPPGPPGEQGLPGTAGKEGTKGDPGPPGAPGKDGPAGLRGFPGERGLPGTAGGPGLKGNEGPSGPPGPAGSPGERGAAGSGGPIGPPGRPGPQGPPGAAGEKGVPGEKGPIGPTGRDGVQGPVGLPGPAGPPGVAGEDGDKGEVGDPGQKGTKGNKGEHGPPGPPGPIGPVGQPGAAGADGEPGARGPQGHFGAKGDEGTRGFNGPPGPIGLQGLPGPSGEKGETGDVGPMGPPGPPGPRGPAGPNGADGPQGPPGGVGNLGPPGEKGEPGESGSPGIQGEPGVKGPRGERGEKGESGQPGEPGPPGPKGPTGDDGPKGNPGPVGFPGDPGPPGEGGPRGQDGAKGDRGEDGEPGQPGSPGPTGENGPPGPLGKRGPAGSPGPEGRQGGKGAKGDPGAIGAPGKTGPVGPAGPAGKPGPDGLRGLPGSVGQQGRPGATGQAGPPGPVGPPGLPGLRGDAGAKGEKGHPGLIGLIGPPGEQGEKGDRGLPGPQGSPGQKGEMGIPGASGPIGPGGAPGLPGPAGPKGAKGATGPGGPKGEKGVQGPPGHPGPPGEVIQPLPIQMPKKTRRSVDGSRLMQEDEAIPTGGAPGSPGGLEEIFGSLDSLREEIEQMRRPTGTQDSPARTCQDLKLCHPELPDGEYWVDPNQGCARDAFRVFCNFTAGGETCVTPRDDVTQFSYVDSEGSPVGVVQLTFLRLLSVSAHQDVSYPCSGAARDGPLRLRGANEDELSPETSPYVKEFRDGCQTQQGRMVLEVRTPVLEQLPVLDASFSDLGAPPRRGGVLLGPVCFMG